One window of Mediterraneibacter butyricigenes genomic DNA carries:
- the thiC gene encoding phosphomethylpyrimidine synthase ThiC, with the protein MRNYTTQMDAARKGILTPEMKIVAEKEYMTTDALMQLVAEGKVAICANKNHTCLNPEGVGSMLRTKINVNLGVSRDCKDYDIEMQKVMSAVNLGAEAIMDLSSHGNTQPFRQKLTSECPAMIGTVPIYDSVIHYQRDLATLTAKDFIDVVRLHAQDGVDFVTLHCGITRKTIEQIKKHKRKMNIVSRGGSLVFAWMSMTGEENPFYEYYDEILDICEEYDVTISLGDACRPGCLADATDVCQIEELVRLGELTKRAWAHNVQVMVEGPGHVPLDQVAANMQVQKSICMGAPFYVLGPLVTDIAPGYDHITSAIGGAVAAMSGAAFLCYVTPAEHLALPNVEDVKQGIIASKIAAHAADIAKGIPHARDIDDKMAEARQKLDWEAQYQCALDPETARAIRDSRSPEDDHSDTCSMCGKFCAVRSMNKALAGEYIDIL; encoded by the coding sequence ATGAGAAACTACACAACCCAGATGGATGCAGCAAGAAAAGGAATTCTGACCCCGGAGATGAAAATCGTGGCAGAAAAAGAGTACATGACAACGGATGCTTTAATGCAGCTCGTCGCAGAAGGTAAGGTGGCAATCTGTGCCAACAAGAACCATACCTGCTTAAATCCAGAAGGAGTCGGAAGCATGCTGCGCACCAAAATCAACGTCAATCTTGGTGTATCCCGCGATTGCAAGGATTATGACATCGAAATGCAGAAAGTCATGAGTGCCGTTAATCTCGGAGCCGAGGCGATCATGGATCTTTCCAGTCACGGAAATACTCAGCCATTCCGTCAGAAACTTACATCCGAATGTCCCGCTATGATCGGTACCGTACCGATCTACGACAGTGTCATCCATTATCAGAGAGATCTTGCAACCCTGACCGCAAAAGATTTCATCGATGTGGTCAGACTCCACGCACAGGATGGTGTGGACTTCGTGACACTGCACTGCGGAATCACACGCAAGACCATCGAACAGATCAAGAAACATAAGCGGAAAATGAACATTGTCAGCCGCGGAGGAAGTCTTGTGTTCGCCTGGATGTCCATGACCGGAGAGGAAAATCCGTTCTACGAATATTACGACGAGATCCTGGATATCTGCGAAGAATATGATGTCACCATTTCCTTAGGTGATGCCTGCCGTCCGGGATGTCTTGCCGATGCAACGGATGTATGTCAGATTGAAGAACTTGTCCGTCTCGGAGAACTGACCAAACGTGCATGGGCACACAATGTTCAGGTTATGGTAGAGGGACCGGGACATGTGCCGCTTGACCAGGTCGCTGCCAATATGCAGGTGCAGAAATCCATCTGTATGGGTGCTCCTTTCTATGTCCTTGGACCTCTGGTTACAGACATTGCTCCGGGCTATGACCATATCACTTCTGCCATCGGCGGTGCAGTCGCAGCCATGAGCGGAGCTGCATTCCTCTGCTACGTTACACCTGCGGAACATCTGGCTCTTCCGAATGTGGAAGACGTAAAACAGGGCATTATCGCTTCCAAGATTGCAGCCCATGCGGCCGATATCGCCAAAGGAATCCCTCATGCCCGTGACATCGACGACAAGATGGCAGAAGCACGCCAGAAGCTGGACTGGGAAGCTCAGTATCAGTGTGCACTGGATCCTGAAACCGCAAGGGCGATCCGCGACAGCAGAAGCCCGGAAGATGACCACAGTGATACCTGCAGTATGTGCGGTAAATTCTGTGCCGTCCGCAGTATGAACAAGGCACTGGCAGGAGAATATATCGACATATTGTAA
- the thiW gene encoding energy coupling factor transporter S component ThiW, translating into MKDTVSPNHTSLPRTSATRTLAIAGVFTAVAVVGSFLSVPVAGSKCAPVQHMVNILSAVILGPGWSVGIAFCASLIRNLLGIGSLMAFPGSMVGALCCGLVFKFSKNLPFTCLAEALGTGILGGIAAYPVARFLMGAAPAGLFIYVIPFLISTVAGSILAYVLIRLFQKSGIFSMIQSGN; encoded by the coding sequence ATGAAAGATACTGTTTCACCAAACCACACTTCCCTTCCCCGCACTTCCGCCACCCGTACTCTGGCAATTGCCGGAGTCTTTACCGCGGTTGCTGTTGTCGGGAGTTTTTTAAGCGTACCGGTCGCAGGAAGTAAATGCGCTCCGGTTCAGCACATGGTCAACATTTTATCGGCCGTGATCTTAGGTCCCGGCTGGAGTGTTGGCATTGCCTTTTGTGCCAGTCTGATCCGCAATCTTTTAGGCATCGGCAGTCTGATGGCATTTCCGGGAAGTATGGTGGGCGCACTTTGTTGCGGCCTGGTCTTCAAATTCAGTAAGAATCTTCCCTTTACCTGTCTTGCTGAGGCTCTCGGCACAGGTATTCTCGGTGGAATCGCAGCTTACCCGGTTGCACGCTTCCTGATGGGAGCTGCTCCTGCCGGACTCTTTATCTATGTGATTCCGTTTCTGATTTCTACGGTTGCCGGAAGTATTCTGGCTTACGTTCTGATCAGACTCTTCCAGAAAAGTGGAATCTTCTCTATGATCCAAAGCGGAAATTAG